The following nucleotide sequence is from Candidatus Limnocylindria bacterium.
CCGGCGTCGCGGCGCGCTCCAGGTTCACGCGGCTTCCCCGAAGCAGGCTGCCCAGAGTGGTACGCGCGAGCGTCTCGGGCACGATGTCCGACGCGAAGCCGCGGTCGTCGCGTTCGATCACCGTCAGGCACGCGCCCCCCACGTTGACGCTATCGTCGACCGACAGCCGGTCGAGCACGCGAGAGCACGCGATCTCGAGCCGCGAGCCCGACTTCGTCGGACCCACGTGGCGGACCGTGCCCATCTCTTCCACGATGCCGGTAAACACCCTAGAGATCTCCTTCGATGGCGATGTCCTCGCCGAAGCGACGCACGCGCACGTTCCTGAGCTCGGACGTGCCGGTGACGCCGGCGAACGCGGGCGGACCGTCGCCGCCCGCCAGCGGCGCCGTGATGATCATGAGGCGATCCGCGAGTCCTCCGCGCACCAACGCGCCAGCGACACGCGGGCCGGCCTCGGACAGGACGGTGTTGACTCCGTGCTCGCCCAGCCAGCGCATCGCCGCGCCGAGGTCGAGGCCGCCGTCCGAACGCGGGAGCGTCGTCAGCAGGACGCCCGCCTCGCGAAGCTTGTTCGTCCGCCGGGTGTCGGCATCGCGCGCGACGAAGAGCACGGTGTGCTGCGGGTCCTTGGCGCGCACCACCTTTGAGCTCGGGGGAGTCCGCGCCTCGGTGTCGACGATGACGCGCAGCGGGTCCCGGCCCTTGACCTCGCGCACGGTCAGCGCCGGGTCGTCGGCGAGGACCGTGCCGATGCCGACGAGCACCGCGTCGGAGCGGTCGCGTAGTCGATGCACTTCGCGCAGCGCTCGTTTTCCAACGAGGTAGCGGCGGCCGGGCGCCGTGACGCGGCCGTCGATCGTCGTCGCGAGCTTCACGAGAACGAACGGCCGTCCGCGCCGCACGCGGCTCACGAACCCCTCGTTCAGGCGCAGCGCCTCGGCTTCAAGGACGCCCTGCTCGACCTCGACGCCGGAGGCTTTGAGCTGCCGGAACCCTTTGCCGTCGGTGCGTGGGTCCACGTCGCGCATCGCAGCGACCACACGGCGCACGCCCGCCGTCACGATCGCATCGACGCACGGCGGCGTGCGTCCGTGATGCGCGCACGGCTCGAGCGTGGTGTACAGCGTCGCGCCGCGCGCCGCGTCGCCCGCTTTCGCGAGCGCGTTGACCTCGGCGTGCGGCTCGCCAGCGGCGTGGTGATAACCCTCGCCGACGATCTTGCCGCCGCGGACGACGACCGTGCCCACCATCGGGTTGGGGCTCGTGCGCCCCGCGGCGCGCGCCGCTAGACGCAGCGCACGCCGCATGTACCGGGTGTCTTCGTCGGTCATCGGTTGTAGTCTGCCCCCTCGTGGCCACCGATCTCGCTGCTGTTTCCAGGCGTCTGCCGCCGGATCTGCGCGTTCGCGTCGGCGAGGATGCCGACATCGAGCGCGTCGTGGAGTTCCAGAACCGCTGGGCGACACCGAGCAGCTGGATGTCTCCGGCGTCGGCGCGAAGGGCGCACGAGGTCAGCCCCGAGCCCGATCGCCTGACCCTGATCGTCGAAGACCGCGGCGGCGCGATCCAGGCGGTCGGGTCCACCGGCACCGGCGGCGTTTTCGCGTCGTCGGATGGCTCGTGGCGGGTCGGACTGCGCGTCGCGCCCGAGTGGCGGCGGCGCGGCGTCGCGCGATCACTGCTCGAGCAGCTCGACGACCACGCACGCACCAACACGGC
It contains:
- the ribD gene encoding bifunctional diaminohydroxyphosphoribosylaminopyrimidine deaminase/5-amino-6-(5-phosphoribosylamino)uracil reductase RibD, with product MTDEDTRYMRRALRLAARAAGRTSPNPMVGTVVVRGGKIVGEGYHHAAGEPHAEVNALAKAGDAARGATLYTTLEPCAHHGRTPPCVDAIVTAGVRRVVAAMRDVDPRTDGKGFRQLKASGVEVEQGVLEAEALRLNEGFVSRVRRGRPFVLVKLATTIDGRVTAPGRRYLVGKRALREVHRLRDRSDAVLVGIGTVLADDPALTVREVKGRDPLRVIVDTEARTPPSSKVVRAKDPQHTVLFVARDADTRRTNKLREAGVLLTTLPRSDGGLDLGAAMRWLGEHGVNTVLSEAGPRVAGALVRGGLADRLMIITAPLAGGDGPPAFAGVTGTSELRNVRVRRFGEDIAIEGDL